The following coding sequences lie in one Anguilla rostrata isolate EN2019 chromosome 8, ASM1855537v3, whole genome shotgun sequence genomic window:
- the LOC135261582 gene encoding chloride channel protein 1-like isoform X1, with translation MAADASQRTALRYQHTLLYGEYREHLGSSARIEAARLLTEKEWKKHADKSSPAGRAGDPRHPAALETGAPPPEQAHNAPAKKPHPCSKCQDCVARVQRYIVTKLGEDWIFLVLLGISMALVSWSMDYASAKSLQVYKWMHSQLHGNVPLQYLAWVAYPMMLILFSSLFCQLVAPQAIGSGIPELKTILRGVVLKEYLTLKAFVAKVIGLTAGLGSGIPVGKEGPFVHIASICAAVLSKFMSCFSGVYQNPYCYTDILTVGCAVGVGCCFGTPLGGVLFSIEVTSTYFAVRNYWRGYFAATFSAFIFRVLSVWNKDAVTITALFRTNFRMDFPFDLQELPAFAIIGISCGFLGAFFVYLNRQVVLVMRMENALTSFLTKHRLVFPAFVTFVIATLTFPPGFGQFMAGELMPRECINSLFDNFTWTKISGFPLPPGLGRSAAWLHPQVSVFVILLVFFVMKFWMSAVSTTMPIPSGAFMPVFVLGAAFGRLVGEIMATLFPNGILFDGIVYRILPGGYAVIGAAAMTGAVTHTVSTAVICFELTGQISHILPMMVAVILANMVAQGLQPSLYDSIIQVKKLPYLPELGFGHISQYNIFVEDIMVRKVRFLSSRSTYRELNNLLQSTSLKTIPLVESKESMILLGSIERSELQAVSDWWLSAERRILSQQPSVQGHGGSSKQTRESFALVDEKGGEENGEVREKNLPLQDERNGPVLSATPQEPSSNHTTSDNHSLKTVRKALHGLFSSPADRTSEVETQEPAPPPLRDTMTPEEIKAWEEAEMDKPMGFDQIRIDPSPFQLVERTSLHKTHTLFSLLGLSHAYVTSIGKLVGVVALKELQKAIEGSTRSGVKLRPPLASFRDGSRKSLKPPQTSSAPSSPARERDREVRREGNREMKEGEGNGAWSTVDGGTRYNNSNSSRGTVSATFSPPSPTPIILSSFDSVFEQEEDEKRESEEEPI, from the exons CTATATGGAGAGTACCGAGAGCACCTGGGAAGTTCTGCACGGATCGAAGCCGCTCGCCTGCTGACAGAAAAAGAATGGAAGAAACACGCCGATAAGTCGTCTCCAGCAGGGCGTGCCGGCGACCCGCGCCATCCTGCTGCCCTGGAAActggagcccctccccctgaacaggcccacaatgcaccggcGAAGAAGCCCCATCCTTGCTCGAAATGTcaag ACTGTGTGGCACGGGTACAGAGGTACATTGTGACAAAGCTGGGAGAAGACTGGATCTTCTTAGTGCTGCTGGGTATCAGTATGGCACTGGTGAGCTGGAGCATGGATTATGCCAGTGCCAAGAGCCTTCAAG TGTATAAGTGGATGCACAGCCAGCTACATGGCAATGTTCCCCTGCAGTACCTGGCCTGGGTCGCCTATCCCATGATGCTCAtcttgttttcctccctgttCTGCCAGCTGGTCGCCCCGCAGGCCATCG gttctgGAATACCAGAACTGAAGACCATCCTCAGAGGGGTGGTACTGAAGGAATATTTGACTCTAAAGGCCTTTGTGGCCAAGGTCATCGGCCTGACCGCTGGACTCGGCAGTGGGATACCTGTGGGGAAAGAG GGCCCGTTCGTGCACATTGCCAGTATTTGTGCAGCTGTGCTCAGCAAATTCATGTCCTGCTTCTCCGGTGTCTACCAG AACCCGTATTGCTACACAGACATCCTCACGGTGGGCTGCGCTGTCGGGGTGGGCTGCTGCTTCGGCACTCCTCTGGGAG GGGTGCTATTCAGTATTGAAGTCACATCCACGTACTTTGCCGTAAGAAATTACTGGAGGGGATATTTTGCTGCCACTTTCAGTGCGTTCATATTCCGagtgctgtctgtgtggaaTAAAGATGCTG TTACCATCACTGCTCTTTTCCGCACCAATTTCCGGATGGATTTCCCCTTTGATCTGCAGGAGTTACCAGCATTCGCCATCattgg AATTTCGTGTGGATTTCTGGGAGCCTTCTTTGTCTATCTGAATCGCCAAGTGGTTCTGGTTATGAGGATGGAGAATGCACTGACCAGCTTTCTGACAAAACA tcgaCTGGTTTTTCCAGCTTTCGTGACCTTTGTGATTGCAACTTTGACCTTTCCTCCAGGATTTGGCCAGTTCATGGCTGGAGAG ttGATGCCCAGAGAGTGCATCAATTCTCTCTTTGATAATTTCACCTGGACCAAAATCTCAggtttccctcttcctcctggcCTGGGGCGTTCGGCAGCCTGGCTGCACCCTCAAGTCAGTGTCTTTGTTATCCTCCTTGTCTTCTTCGTCATGAAG TTCTGGATGTCTGCTGTTTCAACAACTATGCCTATCCCTTCCGGTGCCTTCATGCCAGTCTTTGTGTTGG GAGCCGCTTTCGGCCGGTTGGTGGGAGAGATCATGGCCACCCTCTTCCCCAACGGGATCCTGTTTGACGGGATTGTTTACCGCATCCTGCCGGGAGGGTACGCTGTCATTG gagCAGCTGCTATGACAGGGGCAGTGACTCACACCGTCTCCACTGCAGTGATCTGCTTTGAGCTGACGGGACAGATCTCTCACATCCTGCCTATGATGGTGGCGGTGATCCTGGCCAACATGGTGGCCCAAGGCCTGCAGCCCTCACTCTATGACTCAATCATCCAGGTCAAGAAACTGCCCTATCTGCCCGAGCTTGGCTTTGGACACATCAG TCAGTACAACATCTTTGTGGAGGACATTATGGTGAGGAAAGTGCGATTCCTGTCTTCACGGTCAACATACAGAGAGCTGAACAACCTTCTACAGTCCACATCACTCAAAACTATTCCACTAGTTGAATCCAAAG AGTCGATGATCCTTTTGGGCTCCATTGAGCGGTCTGAACTGCAGGCTGTCTCTGATTGGTGGCTCTCCGCAGAAAGGCGGATCCTCAGCCAACAGCCTAGTGTGCAAGGTCATGGTGGGAGTTCAAAGCAAACCCGGGAATCGTTTGCCTTAGTGGATGAGAAAGGAGGTGAAGAGAATGGAGAGGTTCGTGAAAAA AACCTCCCACTGCAGGATGAGAGAAATGGGCCTGTTCTATCTGCCACACCCCAAGAGCCATCCTCCAATCACACAACTTCCG ACAATCACTCCCTGAAGACGGTAAGAAAAGCCCTGCATGGTCTGTTCTCTTCTCCTGCTGACAGGACGTCTGAAGTAGAAACGCAG gagcctgcacctcctccccttAGAGATACGATGACACCAGAAGAG ATCAAGGCCTGGGAAGAGGCCGAAATGGATAAACCAATGGGCTTTGATCAGATACGCATTGACCCCTCTCCTTTCCAGCTCGTTGAGAGAACATCCCTTCACAAG ACTCATACCCTGTTCTCCTTGCTGGGTCTCAGCCATGCCTATGTCACCAGCATTGGGAAACTGGTGGGAGTAGTGGCCCTGAAGGAG ctgcaaAAAGCCATCGAGGGCTCCACTCGCAGCGGTGTAAAGTTACGCCCCCCCTTGGCCAGTTTCCGGGACGGGAGTCGGAAATCTTTGAAGCCGCCGCAGACTTCTTCTGCCCCATCCTCCCCAGCACGAGAGAGGGACCGAGAGGTACGGAGGGAAGGAAACAGGGAAATGAAGGAGGGTGAAGGGAATGGTGCCTGGAGCACTGTGGACGGTGGGACACGgtacaacaacagcaacagcagccgAGGGACAGTTAGTGCCaccttctctcccccttcccctacACCCATCATCCTCTCATCCTTTGATTCTGTTTTTGAACAAGAGGaagatgaaaagagagagagtgaagaagAGCCCATTTAA
- the LOC135261582 gene encoding chloride channel protein 1-like isoform X3, whose protein sequence is MAADASQRTALRYQHTLLYGEYREHLGSSARIEAARLLTEKEWKKHADKSSPAGRAGDPRHPAALETGAPPPEQAHNAPAKKPHPCSKCQDCVARVQRYIVTKLGEDWIFLVLLGISMALVSWSMDYASAKSLQVYKWMHSQLHGNVPLQYLAWVAYPMMLILFSSLFCQLVAPQAIGSGIPELKTILRGVVLKEYLTLKAFVAKVIGLTAGLGSGIPVGKEGPFVHIASICAAVLSKFMSCFSGVYQNPYCYTDILTVGCAVGVGCCFGTPLGGVLFSIEVTSTYFAVRNYWRGYFAATFSAFIFRVLSVWNKDAVTITALFRTNFRMDFPFDLQELPAFAIIGISCGFLGAFFVYLNRQVVLVMRMENALTSFLTKHRLVFPAFVTFVIATLTFPPGFGQFMAGELMPRECINSLFDNFTWTKISGFPLPPGLGRSAAWLHPQFWMSAVSTTMPIPSGAFMPVFVLGAAFGRLVGEIMATLFPNGILFDGIVYRILPGGYAVIGAAAMTGAVTHTVSTAVICFELTGQISHILPMMVAVILANMVAQGLQPSLYDSIIQVKKLPYLPELGFGHISQYNIFVEDIMVRKVRFLSSRSTYRELNNLLQSTSLKTIPLVESKESMILLGSIERSELQAVSDWWLSAERRILSQQPSVQGHGGSSKQTRESFALVDEKGGEENGEVREKNLPLQDERNGPVLSATPQEPSSNHTTSDNHSLKTVRKALHGLFSSPADRTSEVETQEPAPPPLRDTMTPEEIKAWEEAEMDKPMGFDQIRIDPSPFQLVERTSLHKTHTLFSLLGLSHAYVTSIGKLVGVVALKELQKAIEGSTRSGVKLRPPLASFRDGSRKSLKPPQTSSAPSSPARERDREVRREGNREMKEGEGNGAWSTVDGGTRYNNSNSSRGTVSATFSPPSPTPIILSSFDSVFEQEEDEKRESEEEPI, encoded by the exons CTATATGGAGAGTACCGAGAGCACCTGGGAAGTTCTGCACGGATCGAAGCCGCTCGCCTGCTGACAGAAAAAGAATGGAAGAAACACGCCGATAAGTCGTCTCCAGCAGGGCGTGCCGGCGACCCGCGCCATCCTGCTGCCCTGGAAActggagcccctccccctgaacaggcccacaatgcaccggcGAAGAAGCCCCATCCTTGCTCGAAATGTcaag ACTGTGTGGCACGGGTACAGAGGTACATTGTGACAAAGCTGGGAGAAGACTGGATCTTCTTAGTGCTGCTGGGTATCAGTATGGCACTGGTGAGCTGGAGCATGGATTATGCCAGTGCCAAGAGCCTTCAAG TGTATAAGTGGATGCACAGCCAGCTACATGGCAATGTTCCCCTGCAGTACCTGGCCTGGGTCGCCTATCCCATGATGCTCAtcttgttttcctccctgttCTGCCAGCTGGTCGCCCCGCAGGCCATCG gttctgGAATACCAGAACTGAAGACCATCCTCAGAGGGGTGGTACTGAAGGAATATTTGACTCTAAAGGCCTTTGTGGCCAAGGTCATCGGCCTGACCGCTGGACTCGGCAGTGGGATACCTGTGGGGAAAGAG GGCCCGTTCGTGCACATTGCCAGTATTTGTGCAGCTGTGCTCAGCAAATTCATGTCCTGCTTCTCCGGTGTCTACCAG AACCCGTATTGCTACACAGACATCCTCACGGTGGGCTGCGCTGTCGGGGTGGGCTGCTGCTTCGGCACTCCTCTGGGAG GGGTGCTATTCAGTATTGAAGTCACATCCACGTACTTTGCCGTAAGAAATTACTGGAGGGGATATTTTGCTGCCACTTTCAGTGCGTTCATATTCCGagtgctgtctgtgtggaaTAAAGATGCTG TTACCATCACTGCTCTTTTCCGCACCAATTTCCGGATGGATTTCCCCTTTGATCTGCAGGAGTTACCAGCATTCGCCATCattgg AATTTCGTGTGGATTTCTGGGAGCCTTCTTTGTCTATCTGAATCGCCAAGTGGTTCTGGTTATGAGGATGGAGAATGCACTGACCAGCTTTCTGACAAAACA tcgaCTGGTTTTTCCAGCTTTCGTGACCTTTGTGATTGCAACTTTGACCTTTCCTCCAGGATTTGGCCAGTTCATGGCTGGAGAG ttGATGCCCAGAGAGTGCATCAATTCTCTCTTTGATAATTTCACCTGGACCAAAATCTCAggtttccctcttcctcctggcCTGGGGCGTTCGGCAGCCTGGCTGCACCCTCAA TTCTGGATGTCTGCTGTTTCAACAACTATGCCTATCCCTTCCGGTGCCTTCATGCCAGTCTTTGTGTTGG GAGCCGCTTTCGGCCGGTTGGTGGGAGAGATCATGGCCACCCTCTTCCCCAACGGGATCCTGTTTGACGGGATTGTTTACCGCATCCTGCCGGGAGGGTACGCTGTCATTG gagCAGCTGCTATGACAGGGGCAGTGACTCACACCGTCTCCACTGCAGTGATCTGCTTTGAGCTGACGGGACAGATCTCTCACATCCTGCCTATGATGGTGGCGGTGATCCTGGCCAACATGGTGGCCCAAGGCCTGCAGCCCTCACTCTATGACTCAATCATCCAGGTCAAGAAACTGCCCTATCTGCCCGAGCTTGGCTTTGGACACATCAG TCAGTACAACATCTTTGTGGAGGACATTATGGTGAGGAAAGTGCGATTCCTGTCTTCACGGTCAACATACAGAGAGCTGAACAACCTTCTACAGTCCACATCACTCAAAACTATTCCACTAGTTGAATCCAAAG AGTCGATGATCCTTTTGGGCTCCATTGAGCGGTCTGAACTGCAGGCTGTCTCTGATTGGTGGCTCTCCGCAGAAAGGCGGATCCTCAGCCAACAGCCTAGTGTGCAAGGTCATGGTGGGAGTTCAAAGCAAACCCGGGAATCGTTTGCCTTAGTGGATGAGAAAGGAGGTGAAGAGAATGGAGAGGTTCGTGAAAAA AACCTCCCACTGCAGGATGAGAGAAATGGGCCTGTTCTATCTGCCACACCCCAAGAGCCATCCTCCAATCACACAACTTCCG ACAATCACTCCCTGAAGACGGTAAGAAAAGCCCTGCATGGTCTGTTCTCTTCTCCTGCTGACAGGACGTCTGAAGTAGAAACGCAG gagcctgcacctcctccccttAGAGATACGATGACACCAGAAGAG ATCAAGGCCTGGGAAGAGGCCGAAATGGATAAACCAATGGGCTTTGATCAGATACGCATTGACCCCTCTCCTTTCCAGCTCGTTGAGAGAACATCCCTTCACAAG ACTCATACCCTGTTCTCCTTGCTGGGTCTCAGCCATGCCTATGTCACCAGCATTGGGAAACTGGTGGGAGTAGTGGCCCTGAAGGAG ctgcaaAAAGCCATCGAGGGCTCCACTCGCAGCGGTGTAAAGTTACGCCCCCCCTTGGCCAGTTTCCGGGACGGGAGTCGGAAATCTTTGAAGCCGCCGCAGACTTCTTCTGCCCCATCCTCCCCAGCACGAGAGAGGGACCGAGAGGTACGGAGGGAAGGAAACAGGGAAATGAAGGAGGGTGAAGGGAATGGTGCCTGGAGCACTGTGGACGGTGGGACACGgtacaacaacagcaacagcagccgAGGGACAGTTAGTGCCaccttctctcccccttcccctacACCCATCATCCTCTCATCCTTTGATTCTGTTTTTGAACAAGAGGaagatgaaaagagagagagtgaagaagAGCCCATTTAA
- the LOC135261582 gene encoding chloride channel protein 1-like isoform X2 — MAADASQRTALRYQHTLLYGEYREHLGSSARIEAARLLTEKEWKKHADKSSPAGRAGDPRHPAALETGAPPPEQAHNAPAKKPHPCSKCQDCVARVQRYIVTKLGEDWIFLVLLGISMALVSWSMDYASAKSLQVYKWMHSQLHGNVPLQYLAWVAYPMMLILFSSLFCQLVAPQAIGSGIPELKTILRGVVLKEYLTLKAFVAKVIGLTAGLGSGIPVGKEGPFVHIASICAAVLSKFMSCFSGVYQNPYCYTDILTVGCAVGVGCCFGTPLGGVLFSIEVTSTYFAVRNYWRGYFAATFSAFIFRVLSVWNKDAVTITALFRTNFRMDFPFDLQELPAFAIIGISCGFLGAFFVYLNRQVVLVMRMENALTSFLTKHRLVFPAFVTFVIATLTFPPGFGQFMAGELMPRECINSLFDNFTWTKISGFPLPPGLGRSAAWLHPQVSVFVILLVFFVMKFWMSAVSTTMPIPSGAFMPVFVLGAAFGRLVGEIMATLFPNGILFDGIVYRILPGGYAVIGAAAMTGAVTHTVSTAVICFELTGQISHILPMMVAVILANMVAQGLQPSLYDSIIQVKKLPYLPELGFGHISQYNIFVEDIMVRKVRFLSSRSTYRELNNLLQSTSLKTIPLVESKESMILLGSIERSELQAVSDWWLSAERRILSQQPSVQGHGGSSKQTRESFALVDEKGGEENGENLPLQDERNGPVLSATPQEPSSNHTTSDNHSLKTVRKALHGLFSSPADRTSEVETQEPAPPPLRDTMTPEEIKAWEEAEMDKPMGFDQIRIDPSPFQLVERTSLHKTHTLFSLLGLSHAYVTSIGKLVGVVALKELQKAIEGSTRSGVKLRPPLASFRDGSRKSLKPPQTSSAPSSPARERDREVRREGNREMKEGEGNGAWSTVDGGTRYNNSNSSRGTVSATFSPPSPTPIILSSFDSVFEQEEDEKRESEEEPI, encoded by the exons CTATATGGAGAGTACCGAGAGCACCTGGGAAGTTCTGCACGGATCGAAGCCGCTCGCCTGCTGACAGAAAAAGAATGGAAGAAACACGCCGATAAGTCGTCTCCAGCAGGGCGTGCCGGCGACCCGCGCCATCCTGCTGCCCTGGAAActggagcccctccccctgaacaggcccacaatgcaccggcGAAGAAGCCCCATCCTTGCTCGAAATGTcaag ACTGTGTGGCACGGGTACAGAGGTACATTGTGACAAAGCTGGGAGAAGACTGGATCTTCTTAGTGCTGCTGGGTATCAGTATGGCACTGGTGAGCTGGAGCATGGATTATGCCAGTGCCAAGAGCCTTCAAG TGTATAAGTGGATGCACAGCCAGCTACATGGCAATGTTCCCCTGCAGTACCTGGCCTGGGTCGCCTATCCCATGATGCTCAtcttgttttcctccctgttCTGCCAGCTGGTCGCCCCGCAGGCCATCG gttctgGAATACCAGAACTGAAGACCATCCTCAGAGGGGTGGTACTGAAGGAATATTTGACTCTAAAGGCCTTTGTGGCCAAGGTCATCGGCCTGACCGCTGGACTCGGCAGTGGGATACCTGTGGGGAAAGAG GGCCCGTTCGTGCACATTGCCAGTATTTGTGCAGCTGTGCTCAGCAAATTCATGTCCTGCTTCTCCGGTGTCTACCAG AACCCGTATTGCTACACAGACATCCTCACGGTGGGCTGCGCTGTCGGGGTGGGCTGCTGCTTCGGCACTCCTCTGGGAG GGGTGCTATTCAGTATTGAAGTCACATCCACGTACTTTGCCGTAAGAAATTACTGGAGGGGATATTTTGCTGCCACTTTCAGTGCGTTCATATTCCGagtgctgtctgtgtggaaTAAAGATGCTG TTACCATCACTGCTCTTTTCCGCACCAATTTCCGGATGGATTTCCCCTTTGATCTGCAGGAGTTACCAGCATTCGCCATCattgg AATTTCGTGTGGATTTCTGGGAGCCTTCTTTGTCTATCTGAATCGCCAAGTGGTTCTGGTTATGAGGATGGAGAATGCACTGACCAGCTTTCTGACAAAACA tcgaCTGGTTTTTCCAGCTTTCGTGACCTTTGTGATTGCAACTTTGACCTTTCCTCCAGGATTTGGCCAGTTCATGGCTGGAGAG ttGATGCCCAGAGAGTGCATCAATTCTCTCTTTGATAATTTCACCTGGACCAAAATCTCAggtttccctcttcctcctggcCTGGGGCGTTCGGCAGCCTGGCTGCACCCTCAAGTCAGTGTCTTTGTTATCCTCCTTGTCTTCTTCGTCATGAAG TTCTGGATGTCTGCTGTTTCAACAACTATGCCTATCCCTTCCGGTGCCTTCATGCCAGTCTTTGTGTTGG GAGCCGCTTTCGGCCGGTTGGTGGGAGAGATCATGGCCACCCTCTTCCCCAACGGGATCCTGTTTGACGGGATTGTTTACCGCATCCTGCCGGGAGGGTACGCTGTCATTG gagCAGCTGCTATGACAGGGGCAGTGACTCACACCGTCTCCACTGCAGTGATCTGCTTTGAGCTGACGGGACAGATCTCTCACATCCTGCCTATGATGGTGGCGGTGATCCTGGCCAACATGGTGGCCCAAGGCCTGCAGCCCTCACTCTATGACTCAATCATCCAGGTCAAGAAACTGCCCTATCTGCCCGAGCTTGGCTTTGGACACATCAG TCAGTACAACATCTTTGTGGAGGACATTATGGTGAGGAAAGTGCGATTCCTGTCTTCACGGTCAACATACAGAGAGCTGAACAACCTTCTACAGTCCACATCACTCAAAACTATTCCACTAGTTGAATCCAAAG AGTCGATGATCCTTTTGGGCTCCATTGAGCGGTCTGAACTGCAGGCTGTCTCTGATTGGTGGCTCTCCGCAGAAAGGCGGATCCTCAGCCAACAGCCTAGTGTGCAAGGTCATGGTGGGAGTTCAAAGCAAACCCGGGAATCGTTTGCCTTAGTGGATGAGAAAGGAGGTGAAGAGAATGGAGAG AACCTCCCACTGCAGGATGAGAGAAATGGGCCTGTTCTATCTGCCACACCCCAAGAGCCATCCTCCAATCACACAACTTCCG ACAATCACTCCCTGAAGACGGTAAGAAAAGCCCTGCATGGTCTGTTCTCTTCTCCTGCTGACAGGACGTCTGAAGTAGAAACGCAG gagcctgcacctcctccccttAGAGATACGATGACACCAGAAGAG ATCAAGGCCTGGGAAGAGGCCGAAATGGATAAACCAATGGGCTTTGATCAGATACGCATTGACCCCTCTCCTTTCCAGCTCGTTGAGAGAACATCCCTTCACAAG ACTCATACCCTGTTCTCCTTGCTGGGTCTCAGCCATGCCTATGTCACCAGCATTGGGAAACTGGTGGGAGTAGTGGCCCTGAAGGAG ctgcaaAAAGCCATCGAGGGCTCCACTCGCAGCGGTGTAAAGTTACGCCCCCCCTTGGCCAGTTTCCGGGACGGGAGTCGGAAATCTTTGAAGCCGCCGCAGACTTCTTCTGCCCCATCCTCCCCAGCACGAGAGAGGGACCGAGAGGTACGGAGGGAAGGAAACAGGGAAATGAAGGAGGGTGAAGGGAATGGTGCCTGGAGCACTGTGGACGGTGGGACACGgtacaacaacagcaacagcagccgAGGGACAGTTAGTGCCaccttctctcccccttcccctacACCCATCATCCTCTCATCCTTTGATTCTGTTTTTGAACAAGAGGaagatgaaaagagagagagtgaagaagAGCCCATTTAA